The DNA sequence CGCTGCGGCCCTCGCGACAGGGCGAGCAGACGCCACAAGAGGGGACAAAGACCGTCACCACGTGGTCTCCGGGTTGTACCTGCGTCACACCCGCTCCCACTTGCTGCACCACTGCTGCCGATTCGTGACCCAGAGCCATCGGCAGGGGTCGCGGTCGGTCGCCATTGACAACGGAAAGGTCAGAGTGACACACCCCGGCCGCCGTGATCTTGATCAACACTTCACCGAAACCCGGTTCGTCCAGGGATACCGGTTCAACGCGCAAGGGCGTGGAGGCTTCGTACGGTCGCACCGACCCCCGCTCGCGAAGGACACTGGCCGTCGTGATCAAGTTCGCACCTCGCTACCGACGTTAATGTTGCTCGCTGGGGGATCGATCAGGACACCGGGATTCATGACGCTCGCGGGATCCACCGTTGCTTTTGCCCCGGACAATGCCGCCGCGAATACGTCTGGTCGCTGCTGGTCGTACCAGGGTCGATGGTCTCGGCCAACCGCGTGATGGTGCGTGATGGTTCCACCAGCGGCAATCAGTTCATCACTAACGGCGAGTTTGATCTGGTCCCACTGTTCGATCTCGGCTCCTCTCCGCGCAGGTGCCACCACCGTGAAGTACACCCCCGCTCCGTCGGGGTATGCATGCGTAATCCGTGCGGTTATCTGCCCGCCGGGTCCACACACTCGGGTGATCGCCTCCTGCCCGGCCTGCAGTACTCGAGAGTAGAAATCCGGAAGGCGGTGCCAGGTGATTGCGGACTCGAATGTCTCGGCCAGTACCCCGACCGCGACCAGGGTGTCGCGCAGATACGGCGCTCTGATGAACGACTCGCGCCAGCTTCCGGCTGCATCGCCGACGGTCCCGGATCCGGAGTCATCCCACCGTCCGCCAGCAACGCGACAGTGTTCCAACGCCCTGGTGAGCATCTGATCGACTGGCGCATCGGCGGATTCAAATCCCAACACCAGTAGTGCCGTCCGACCGTCGCCGGCACCGTTGAGGCGGGCCTCGGCGGCATCGATGAACCGGCAATTTGCTGGTTGCAGACCAGCCTGCGCAATTGACCGAAGCGCTTGCGCGCCAGTGAGAAAGTCGGGAAACGAGACCGACTTGTCCGCCCGGAAGGTGGGCTTTGGAATGACTCGCACCCACGCCTCGGTGATGATCCCGAGCGAGCCTTCACTGCCCAACAACATCCGGTCCGGGCTGACACCCGCGCCGCTTGCAGGTAGGCGGCGTGACTCCCACGAGCCCGTCGGTGTCACTGCTCGCACACTCTCAACCAGATCGTCTATGTGTGTTGGCCCAGTCGCGAAGTGCCCCGCCGCACGGGTGGCGAGCCAACCCCCCATGGTCGACAATTCGAAGGATTGTGGGAAGAAGCGAAGGGTGAGGCCATGCTCGCTCAGCTGCTGTTCGATCTGTGGACCCGACGCGCCGGCCTGGATCCGAGCGGCGCGCGACACTGCGTCAACCTCGGTCACCCGGTTGAGTGCAGACATATCGATCGAGACAGCGCCGCCGTAA is a window from the Candidatus Nanopelagicales bacterium genome containing:
- a CDS encoding FAD-binding oxidoreductase codes for the protein MAREPTRHRSHWGWGFEDEQASFEEIQSATAMVGQHLGFSGLSAQRPMPLREIALAPARIPVSPELVAFCTSDRRARVSHTYGKSYRDLVRGFYGKFDNPPDVVAFPRTEREIEEVLNWCSDQSLAAIPYGGGTSVVGGVEARLPAGYGGAVSIDMSALNRVTEVDAVSRAARIQAGASGPQIEQQLSEHGLTLRFFPQSFELSTMGGWLATRAAGHFATGPTHIDDLVESVRAVTPTGSWESRRLPASGAGVSPDRMLLGSEGSLGIITEAWVRVIPKPTFRADKSVSFPDFLTGAQALRSIAQAGLQPANCRFIDAAEARLNGAGDGRTALLVLGFESADAPVDQMLTRALEHCRVAGGRWDDSGSGTVGDAAGSWRESFIRAPYLRDTLVAVGVLAETFESAITWHRLPDFYSRVLQAGQEAITRVCGPGGQITARITHAYPDGAGVYFTVVAPARRGAEIEQWDQIKLAVSDELIAAGGTITHHHAVGRDHRPWYDQQRPDVFAAALSGAKATVDPASVMNPGVLIDPPASNINVGSEVRT